The Methanomethylovorans hollandica DSM 15978 genome includes a region encoding these proteins:
- a CDS encoding MBL fold metallo-hydrolase, which yields MPQQLIDMGVLAFRQTNSRGGFKPHLSLRFMSDEGRPVIFSIDTTRTPNKCIQPDAYLITHAHSDHNGKSAMLSERALCSSKTAQALEIRYGKEYKGMSMGVCDAFEFSGVTVRTFPTGHTPGSTAFYWENEVGTRILVTGDVKDYSMLPKCDVLITEANYGDPGDTSCYFEDDIESLRQLVKDNSCAALGAYAFGKAQRVVELVRLLGYGDAIEMEAQSLELTRCMLDNPGDVVGLGEAGGNTLCVVPPWDLGRLPWHTLKYVLSGRSDFRYPSIQISDHLDVRGLTDMVRRIDPQFTVVYHPGGHRPGKFAAHLNCLGLDAISIDKIRNVLSNDFI from the coding sequence ATGCCACAGCAGCTTATTGACATGGGTGTATTGGCTTTTCGTCAGACAAACTCACGCGGGGGTTTCAAACCCCATCTTTCTCTCAGGTTCATGTCGGATGAAGGCAGACCTGTAATTTTTTCTATTGACACCACCCGCACCCCCAACAAATGTATTCAGCCAGATGCATATCTTATCACTCATGCCCATTCCGATCACAATGGGAAATCTGCAATGCTCTCTGAGCGTGCTCTATGTTCTTCCAAGACCGCGCAAGCTCTTGAGATACGTTACGGTAAAGAGTACAAGGGGATGAGCATGGGGGTATGTGATGCCTTTGAGTTTTCCGGCGTCACGGTAAGGACTTTTCCCACAGGCCACACCCCCGGTTCAACGGCATTCTACTGGGAAAATGAGGTTGGTACACGCATCCTTGTAACGGGGGATGTGAAGGATTATTCCATGCTTCCCAAATGCGATGTGCTGATAACCGAGGCCAACTATGGAGATCCGGGGGACACTTCTTGCTATTTTGAAGATGATATAGAGAGCCTGCGGCAATTGGTGAAGGATAACTCCTGTGCAGCTCTTGGTGCCTATGCATTCGGGAAAGCCCAGAGGGTAGTTGAATTGGTTCGATTGCTTGGTTATGGTGATGCGATCGAGATGGAAGCCCAGTCTCTGGAACTGACTCGTTGCATGCTGGATAATCCCGGTGATGTTGTGGGTTTAGGGGAGGCCGGAGGTAATACTTTATGTGTTGTTCCTCCATGGGACCTGGGCAGGTTGCCGTGGCATACATTAAAATATGTCCTGAGCGGCAGGTCTGATTTCAGGTACCCTTCTATTCAGATCAGTGATCATCTGGATGTGAGAGGACTTACGGACATGGTTCGCCGGATCGACCCGCAGTTTACAGTGGTCTATCACCCAGGTGGGCACAGGCCAGGCAAGTTTGCGGCTCATCTTAATTGTCTGGGTCTTGATGCCATTTCCATTGACAAGATACGTAATGTTCTGAGCAACGACTTTATTTAG
- a CDS encoding thioredoxin family protein, translated as MSKPILMDFSATWCGPCKMQKPILDEVEKKFKDQVEFKIIDVDQNRDLAKKYSIQAVPTLVIEKDDQVLKRFTGVTSADVLSSELQKALRTV; from the coding sequence GTGAGCAAACCAATATTAATGGATTTTAGTGCTACATGGTGCGGACCCTGCAAAATGCAAAAACCTATTCTTGATGAAGTTGAGAAAAAGTTCAAGGACCAGGTAGAGTTCAAGATAATAGATGTAGACCAGAACAGAGATCTGGCAAAGAAATATTCAATACAGGCAGTTCCTACTCTTGTGATCGAAAAAGATGATCAGGTGCTGAAGCGTTTCACAGGTGTGACATCTGCAGATGTTTTAAGCTCTGAATTGCAAAAAGCTCTGCGAACCGTCTGA
- a CDS encoding nicotinate-nucleotide pyrophosphorylase has protein sequence MDLFDLYLDEDCPYGDETTDLLGIEGNGRLRIMSREHGVAACMEELAAFYRKKGLEVTAYVREGGEFNPHDVVFEAKGDLRQLFKLWRISQTFLSMVCAIAATTRLYVETARKVNKNVIIATSRKTHPGMRRFELQAVRAGGGDHHRNSLSDSILITQNHLGVVGDLTEMQAVRRIEIEPRDEEEALKYAKTADMLLLDHLSPADIQRIVPVIKERNPGVMIAVGGISVQNIADYASLVDIIVISAPYYAPPLDLTARVYRA, from the coding sequence ATGGACCTGTTCGACCTTTATCTGGATGAAGATTGTCCATATGGCGACGAAACGACCGATCTTCTTGGCATAGAAGGCAACGGCAGATTGCGTATCATGTCACGGGAACACGGCGTAGCGGCTTGTATGGAAGAGCTTGCAGCTTTCTATCGGAAAAAAGGTCTTGAGGTTACTGCCTATGTGCGCGAAGGCGGGGAGTTCAATCCGCATGACGTGGTCTTTGAAGCAAAAGGTGATCTGCGCCAGCTTTTCAAGCTGTGGCGTATTTCACAGACCTTCCTTTCCATGGTCTGCGCCATTGCTGCCACTACGCGTCTGTACGTGGAAACTGCCCGGAAGGTCAATAAGAACGTGATCATCGCAACCAGCAGAAAGACTCATCCGGGTATGCGCCGGTTTGAACTTCAGGCAGTCCGGGCAGGGGGTGGGGATCATCACCGCAATTCCTTAAGTGATTCTATCCTGATCACCCAGAACCATCTGGGTGTGGTCGGGGACCTTACTGAAATGCAAGCTGTGCGCAGGATAGAGATCGAGCCCAGGGATGAGGAAGAAGCATTAAAGTATGCGAAAACCGCAGATATGCTGCTACTGGACCATTTATCTCCTGCAGACATTCAAAGGATAGTTCCTGTTATCAAAGAGAGGAACCCTGGCGTCATGATCGCTGTGGGTGGTATTTCAGTTCAGAACATTGCTGATTATGCCTCTCTGGTAGATATTATTGTGATATCCGCACCATATTATGCTCCTCCTCTTGATCTGACGGCAAGGGTATATCGGGCATGA
- a CDS encoding Eco57I restriction-modification methylase domain-containing protein yields MQVSPIVIDNIPAPPEIIELVERFDQYNAKYKSNSYNETQVRREFIDPFFKALGWDVDNTQAYDERYKEVIHEDAVKVGGKTKAPDYSFRIGGVRKFFVEAKKPAVNLKENPEPTYQLRRYAWSAKLPVSILTDFEEFIVFDCTRKPSHNDSSSLGRIEYYTYKDYIPKWDEIASKYSKKAVFTGKFDDLADSLVQKKGGKGTTGIDDAFLAEIEGWREELAKNLALRNASLSVRELNLAVQKIIDRIVFLRICEDRGIEEYGQLKAKAEGKDVYKDMIELFLHADDKYNSGLFHFRSEDGMEKPDILTTSLEIDDKTLKHIIGRLYYPESPYEFSVIPADILGQVYEQFLGKVIRLTASHQAKIEEKPEVKKAGGVYYTPTYIVEYIVKNTIGKLVENKTPSEVSDLKIVDPACGSGSFLIGTYHYLLNWHIDWYITHLVPLMKEGKAATDKEVQKFLPAKSVSSKRGKKKARSVGSDYEFPIYQMSEDNWRLTSDEKKRILLNNIYGVDIDQQAVEVTKLSLLLKVLEGEKGERISKQLTITQERVLPSLHENIKCGNSLIGSGIYASVQMNFENDDEFYRINAFDWDQEFPYVFEQGGFDAVIGNPPYVRQELLKGQKEYFNGHYEVYHGLADLYAYFIEKGISLLNSDGQFSYIVANKWMRANYGKPLRSWLKSKKIEEIIDFGDLPVFKQATTYPCILRVARGEPNDSFKAIPVDTLDFSDLSEYVKESGHLIYSNSLSDDGWSLVDEKNQALLDKLMQSGKPLGEYVEGKIYRGVLTGLNKAFVIDEATKDRLIAEDSKSAEVIKPFLAGREIKRYKQPITKNYFIFTRRGIDIKKYPVILSYLQQFKQELMPKPKDWKGEWTGRKPGPYQWYEIQDSIDYFQEFEKPKIIIPAIVQSANYCFDETGCYSNDKTSIIPTNDLYLIGVLNSKVADFVIFNISSTKQGGYFEYKPMYVSKIPIRTIDPSDPEDVVRHDKMVSLVEQMLELHKNLDIAKLGSEKEMIQRRINAKDAEIDRLVYELCGLTDEEIAIVEGKSG; encoded by the coding sequence ATGCAAGTATCTCCAATAGTAATTGATAATATCCCAGCCCCTCCAGAAATAATAGAACTTGTAGAACGTTTTGATCAGTATAATGCCAAATACAAGTCTAACTCGTATAATGAAACACAAGTGAGAAGAGAGTTCATTGATCCGTTTTTCAAGGCACTAGGCTGGGATGTGGATAATACTCAGGCATACGATGAGAGGTATAAAGAGGTCATCCATGAGGATGCTGTTAAAGTGGGTGGCAAGACCAAAGCACCGGATTATTCTTTCAGGATCGGTGGGGTAAGGAAGTTCTTTGTCGAAGCAAAGAAACCGGCGGTAAATCTTAAAGAGAACCCGGAGCCCACATATCAGCTTCGCCGTTACGCATGGAGTGCAAAGTTGCCTGTAAGCATCCTTACGGACTTTGAGGAGTTCATTGTCTTTGACTGTACACGAAAACCATCACACAATGACAGTTCTTCTCTTGGGCGCATTGAATACTACACGTATAAGGATTATATCCCAAAATGGGATGAGATAGCATCGAAATATTCAAAAAAGGCTGTCTTTACAGGCAAATTTGATGATCTTGCCGATAGCCTGGTGCAGAAGAAAGGCGGAAAGGGCACCACAGGCATAGATGATGCCTTCCTGGCGGAGATCGAAGGGTGGAGGGAGGAACTTGCTAAGAACCTCGCTCTTAGAAATGCCAGTCTTTCAGTGCGGGAATTGAACCTTGCAGTGCAGAAGATCATTGACAGGATCGTGTTCTTGCGTATCTGTGAGGACAGGGGTATTGAGGAATACGGTCAGCTTAAAGCAAAAGCTGAAGGTAAGGATGTTTACAAAGATATGATCGAGCTTTTCCTGCATGCCGATGATAAATACAATTCAGGACTTTTCCATTTCAGAAGCGAGGATGGCATGGAAAAGCCGGATATCCTGACGACTTCTCTTGAGATCGATGATAAGACATTGAAGCATATTATTGGCAGGTTGTATTATCCTGAATCTCCGTATGAGTTCTCTGTGATCCCCGCTGACATTCTGGGACAGGTATATGAGCAATTCCTGGGAAAAGTGATCAGGCTCACAGCTTCTCATCAGGCGAAGATAGAAGAGAAGCCTGAGGTCAAGAAAGCCGGTGGTGTGTACTATACTCCTACCTATATCGTGGAATATATTGTTAAGAACACTATTGGAAAGCTTGTTGAGAACAAGACTCCCTCAGAAGTGTCAGACTTGAAGATCGTTGATCCTGCATGTGGTTCCGGTTCCTTTCTGATCGGTACCTATCATTACCTGCTCAACTGGCATATTGATTGGTACATAACCCATCTTGTGCCATTGATGAAAGAGGGTAAAGCTGCCACTGACAAAGAGGTGCAAAAGTTTCTGCCTGCAAAATCAGTGTCTAGTAAGAGGGGAAAAAAGAAGGCACGGTCTGTGGGAAGTGATTATGAGTTCCCGATCTATCAGATGAGCGAAGATAACTGGCGGCTCACTTCGGATGAGAAGAAACGTATCCTTCTCAATAACATTTATGGAGTGGACATTGACCAGCAGGCAGTGGAGGTCACGAAACTTTCCCTTCTTCTCAAGGTGCTGGAAGGTGAAAAGGGCGAGCGTATCTCAAAACAGCTTACCATCACCCAGGAGCGGGTGCTTCCGTCCCTGCATGAGAACATAAAGTGCGGTAATTCGCTTATCGGCTCTGGCATCTATGCTTCAGTGCAGATGAACTTCGAAAACGATGATGAGTTCTACAGGATCAATGCATTCGACTGGGATCAGGAATTCCCTTATGTCTTTGAACAGGGTGGCTTTGATGCAGTTATCGGGAATCCGCCTTATGTCCGGCAGGAACTACTGAAAGGTCAAAAAGAATACTTCAATGGCCATTATGAAGTATATCACGGACTCGCTGACCTGTATGCTTATTTTATAGAGAAGGGGATATCTCTTCTAAACAGTGATGGCCAGTTCTCATACATTGTTGCCAATAAATGGATGCGTGCCAACTATGGCAAGCCTCTGCGCAGCTGGCTGAAAAGTAAAAAGATAGAAGAGATCATTGATTTCGGTGATCTGCCTGTCTTCAAGCAGGCAACGACATACCCATGTATCCTGAGAGTTGCAAGAGGCGAACCTAATGACTCTTTTAAGGCCATACCTGTAGACACGTTAGATTTTTCTGATCTCTCAGAATATGTAAAAGAAAGTGGACATTTGATTTACAGTAACTCTCTAAGTGATGATGGCTGGTCACTTGTAGACGAAAAGAACCAAGCCCTGCTTGACAAGCTCATGCAATCCGGGAAGCCTCTTGGAGAATATGTTGAAGGAAAAATCTATCGTGGGGTTTTGACCGGTCTGAACAAAGCATTCGTTATTGATGAAGCTACAAAGGACAGATTGATTGCTGAAGATTCAAAGAGTGCTGAAGTGATAAAGCCATTTTTGGCAGGTCGGGAGATTAAGAGATACAAACAACCAATAACAAAAAATTATTTTATATTTACAAGGCGGGGTATTGATATTAAGAAATATCCTGTTATACTGTCTTATCTTCAGCAGTTCAAACAAGAATTGATGCCAAAACCCAAAGATTGGAAAGGAGAATGGACCGGAAGAAAACCGGGTCCATACCAATGGTATGAAATTCAGGATTCCATAGACTATTTTCAGGAATTTGAAAAACCCAAGATAATAATCCCTGCCATCGTTCAATCTGCAAATTATTGTTTTGACGAAACAGGCTGCTATTCTAATGATAAAACTTCGATTATTCCAACAAATGATTTGTACCTCATAGGAGTTTTGAATTCTAAGGTTGCAGATTTCGTTATATTCAACATCTCTTCCACAAAGCAGGGAGGATACTTTGAATACAAACCAATGTATGTGTCTAAAATACCGATCCGCACCATAGACCCCTCAGATCCCGAAGATGTAGTCAGACATGACAAGATGGTATCTCTTGTCGAACAGATGCTTGAGCTGCATAAAAATCTCGACATCGCAAAGCTTGGCAGTGAAAAAGAGATGATACAGCGCCGTATCAATGCAAAGGATGCTGAGATCGACAGGCTTGTGTATGAGCTATGCGGACTGACAGATGAAGAGATCGCTATTGTGGAGGGGAAGTCTGGTTAA
- the acs gene encoding acetate--CoA ligase: protein MTEKFDVKLEGKIFLPDPSLKENVRMGDYELAYNEFMRDPEAYWGKVAEEFTWISKWDKVCEWEHPYARWFVNSKLNITQNCLDRHVHNGKKNKVAIIWVGDDGEEKVLTYRQLYREVMRFANGLKSLGVKKGDAVCIYMPLVPEQIIVALACARIGAIHSIVFAGFGTQALNSRIRDSNAKIVVTADATIRRGKRVELKAIVDEAVVNAPSVEKIVVLRRMKPPMELYSEIEVDYNDVLKDVSECEAEVMDAEDPLFILYTSGTTGPAKGIVHTCAGYMVGAYYTTQNVFDLRDNDVFWCTADPGWITGHSYIIYGPLLAGGTILITESTPDHPDPGVWWNIIDDFDVTIFYTAPTAIRMFMRMGEEWPQKYDLSSLRILGSVGEPLNPEAFEWYYRVIGKERCPVVDTWWQTETGMHMITTLPGQPMKPGFVGRPLPGVVADVVDKNGDPVPPEKGGFLVIKEPWPSMMRTVHNNDERYCQYWNTIGKYYTAGDLAVKDDDGYIMILGRSDDVLIVAGHNIGSAELESALVSNEAVAEAAVIGKPDYLKGEIIKAFVILRKGHSPSAKLKSELIYHVRMSLGPIAMPSEIEFVDSLPKTRSGKIMRRVLRAKELGMDPGDVSTLEE from the coding sequence ATGACGGAAAAATTCGATGTCAAACTGGAGGGTAAAATCTTTTTGCCTGATCCATCTCTCAAGGAAAATGTGAGGATGGGAGATTATGAACTGGCCTATAATGAGTTCATGAGAGATCCGGAAGCTTACTGGGGAAAGGTAGCTGAAGAATTTACGTGGATCAGCAAGTGGGATAAGGTATGCGAGTGGGAGCACCCCTATGCACGCTGGTTCGTAAATTCAAAGCTTAACATCACCCAGAACTGTCTTGACCGTCATGTGCACAACGGTAAAAAGAACAAGGTAGCTATTATATGGGTGGGAGATGACGGAGAGGAAAAAGTTCTCACCTATCGACAATTGTACCGCGAGGTTATGCGATTTGCCAATGGGCTGAAGTCTCTGGGTGTGAAAAAAGGTGATGCTGTATGTATCTATATGCCTCTGGTGCCAGAACAGATAATCGTGGCTCTGGCATGTGCCCGCATAGGCGCTATCCATAGCATCGTGTTCGCAGGATTCGGAACACAAGCCCTCAATTCCCGTATAAGGGATTCCAATGCAAAGATCGTTGTCACTGCTGACGCAACTATCAGGCGCGGAAAGCGCGTGGAACTAAAAGCCATCGTAGATGAGGCTGTGGTGAATGCTCCAAGTGTGGAAAAAATTGTAGTGCTGCGCAGGATGAAGCCACCTATGGAGCTGTATTCCGAAATTGAGGTAGACTATAATGACGTGCTTAAGGACGTATCAGAGTGCGAAGCTGAGGTAATGGATGCAGAAGATCCGCTGTTCATTCTATATACCAGCGGTACTACAGGTCCTGCAAAGGGTATTGTACATACGTGTGCAGGTTACATGGTAGGTGCATACTATACTACCCAGAACGTGTTCGATCTCAGGGATAACGATGTATTCTGGTGTACGGCTGATCCTGGATGGATCACCGGGCACAGTTACATCATATATGGTCCGCTGCTGGCAGGTGGCACTATCTTGATAACGGAATCCACTCCGGATCATCCGGACCCTGGGGTCTGGTGGAATATCATCGATGATTTTGATGTTACCATATTCTATACGGCACCCACAGCTATCAGGATGTTCATGCGTATGGGTGAGGAATGGCCTCAGAAATATGATCTGAGCTCACTTCGGATACTGGGATCTGTAGGCGAGCCTCTCAATCCGGAAGCATTTGAGTGGTATTACCGTGTAATAGGTAAGGAGCGCTGTCCTGTAGTGGATACCTGGTGGCAAACAGAAACAGGTATGCACATGATCACCACTCTACCCGGACAGCCAATGAAACCAGGTTTTGTAGGCCGTCCTCTGCCAGGGGTAGTCGCCGACGTGGTGGATAAGAATGGAGATCCTGTTCCTCCCGAGAAGGGGGGTTTCCTCGTTATCAAAGAGCCCTGGCCTTCCATGATGAGGACTGTACACAACAACGATGAGCGTTACTGCCAGTACTGGAACACCATAGGCAAATACTATACAGCAGGGGACCTGGCAGTAAAGGACGATGATGGATATATCATGATCCTGGGTCGGTCTGATGATGTGCTCATAGTTGCAGGCCATAACATCGGAAGCGCTGAACTGGAAAGTGCTCTTGTGTCCAATGAGGCTGTGGCAGAAGCTGCTGTCATCGGCAAGCCAGATTATCTGAAAGGCGAAATAATAAAAGCCTTTGTCATCCTGAGAAAAGGTCATTCTCCCAGTGCTAAATTGAAATCGGAACTGATCTACCATGTAAGGATGAGCCTTGGTCCGATAGCTATGCCTTCAGAGATCGAGTTCGTGGATTCTCTACCGAAGACCCGCAGTGGTAAGATCATGAGGCGCGTGCTTCGGGCCAAGGAGCTGGGCATGGATCCCGGAGACGTTTCCACGCTTGAGGAGTGA
- a CDS encoding nascent polypeptide-associated complex protein yields MFPGVGGRGMNPAKMKQMMKQMGISIDEISDVEQVIIRTPEVDIVFNDANVTVMNAQGADTYQVVGTPEKVPRKLEIPDDDVRLVAEQTGVSESEARKALEKANGDLAEAILALSS; encoded by the coding sequence ATGTTTCCGGGAGTAGGCGGTAGGGGGATGAACCCTGCCAAAATGAAACAGATGATGAAGCAGATGGGAATTAGTATCGATGAGATCTCCGATGTAGAGCAGGTGATTATCAGAACTCCTGAAGTAGACATAGTTTTCAATGATGCTAATGTTACAGTTATGAATGCCCAGGGAGCTGATACCTATCAGGTTGTGGGCACACCGGAAAAAGTACCACGCAAGCTGGAGATCCCGGATGATGATGTAAGGCTTGTAGCCGAGCAGACAGGGGTTTCTGAATCAGAGGCAAGGAAGGCATTAGAAAAGGCTAATGGCGACCTCGCAGAAGCTATCCTGGCCCTGTCTTCCTGA
- a CDS encoding HesB/IscA family protein, producing the protein MVDITEKAASEIKSLLESENKTDHALRVFVAGMSCCGVQYGMSLDNEFGEDDITVDSQGIKIVLNKNDEEGLSGATIDFVDGPNGNGFIIDNPKTSGGCGPCGGGCQ; encoded by the coding sequence ATGGTAGATATAACAGAAAAAGCAGCATCCGAGATCAAGTCACTACTTGAATCCGAGAACAAGACAGATCATGCTTTGAGAGTGTTCGTTGCAGGCATGAGCTGTTGCGGTGTACAATATGGTATGTCTCTTGACAATGAATTTGGCGAGGATGATATTACTGTAGACAGTCAGGGTATCAAAATAGTTCTGAACAAGAACGATGAAGAGGGCCTGTCTGGTGCAACTATAGATTTCGTTGATGGTCCAAATGGTAACGGTTTCATAATTGATAATCCAAAGACATCTGGCGGCTGTGGCCCTTGTGGCGGCGGATGCCAATAA
- a CDS encoding RAD55 family ATPase, producing MDYSFDGSGGYRVPTGVVGLDVQLGGGVPPGTTILLLAEPGAGMEVFAHQFAYGGLLNHEDVFYFSSEHPISEVLSGMDYFNWDVRKHLEKGKFDFIDAYSPRFYNVLPKQLVSGVSAKDFLKRGTDSLNLLKGTATEARTTKYRGVVDSISYFLRSYELNNVLNVIEIISSMGKATGAVHLLLMTSGMHESIVENNMKHICDGVIEFRMKERGSEVEHSILLRKMKGMIVPNRTISYVITNKGVELETTTRVL from the coding sequence ATGGATTACAGCTTTGATGGTTCCGGAGGGTATCGCGTTCCCACTGGTGTAGTAGGCCTTGATGTACAGTTAGGTGGTGGTGTTCCCCCAGGGACAACCATTTTACTCCTTGCAGAACCCGGGGCAGGCATGGAGGTCTTTGCTCATCAGTTTGCATATGGAGGACTCTTAAATCATGAGGATGTCTTCTATTTTTCATCTGAGCATCCGATATCTGAAGTACTTTCAGGTATGGATTATTTCAACTGGGATGTCAGAAAACATCTGGAAAAGGGTAAATTTGATTTCATTGATGCTTATTCTCCTCGTTTTTACAACGTCCTCCCAAAACAGCTGGTCTCTGGTGTATCGGCAAAGGATTTTCTCAAAAGGGGGACCGATTCACTCAACCTGCTCAAGGGTACAGCTACCGAGGCCCGTACTACGAAATACAGGGGTGTAGTTGATTCTATATCTTATTTCCTGCGTTCTTATGAGCTTAATAATGTTTTGAATGTCATTGAGATCATATCATCTATGGGTAAGGCAACCGGTGCTGTTCATCTTCTTTTAATGACCAGTGGTATGCATGAATCTATCGTTGAGAACAACATGAAGCACATATGCGATGGTGTAATAGAGTTCAGGATGAAGGAGCGTGGAAGTGAGGTAGAGCACTCTATCCTCCTTAGAAAAATGAAAGGCATGATCGTACCCAACAGGACAATTTCTTATGTTATCACCAATAAAGGTGTGGAACTTGAAACGACAACAAGGGTACTGTAA
- the hisI gene encoding phosphoribosyl-AMP cyclohydrolase has translation MLDLNNLKYENDLVQAIAQDAETKEVLMCAYMNKEALQKTIETGYAHYWSRSRQKLWKKGESSNHLQKVLEIRIDCDMDAILMFIVQEGGACHTGYRSCFYRTIEGEVVGEKVFEPDEVY, from the coding sequence ATGCTCGACCTAAATAACCTGAAATATGAGAATGACCTAGTCCAGGCGATTGCACAGGATGCTGAAACTAAAGAAGTACTCATGTGTGCTTATATGAATAAAGAAGCTCTACAAAAGACTATTGAAACCGGATATGCACACTACTGGAGCCGCAGCCGTCAGAAACTGTGGAAGAAAGGAGAAAGCTCAAACCACCTGCAAAAAGTATTGGAAATACGCATTGATTGTGACATGGATGCTATCCTGATGTTTATAGTACAAGAGGGAGGAGCATGCCACACAGGATATAGATCATGTTTCTACCGTACAATAGAAGGTGAAGTAGTAGGAGAAAAAGTGTTTGAACCTGATGAAGTGTACTAG